The proteins below come from a single Bryobacter aggregatus MPL3 genomic window:
- a CDS encoding Hsp70 family protein: MVSWVDRGNYPLASFDCADGASRDWFPALAAFAEDGSGARAYGWDAWMRQAETGWIFVRSLKRLLSDSGPNTAIRVGAQRFPALEIYRELASALKHALLSSSSMEIPPGEELEVILGVPAHANSNQRFLTAEAFRLAGFQVLAMLNEPSAAAIEFGHRNKMTKDKILVYDLGGGTFDASIVAMTETERSVLWSEGIATLGGDEFDLVLAEMALESIAKEASDFDQQQWFSLVEACREKKEALHPNTRKIEIEGEGWTARLAVADYYERAWPLVAETMHATNDLLQLAGGLETIEAVYVTGGGSELPLISRQLREEYGRKVKRSAYMRAATAIGLAIHADQQSGYTLREHAHQYFGVWREADQGSRVVFDPIFSRGMQLPAAGEAPLTVRRLYQPVHNVGHFRFLESTRISEEEQPAGEISYWDEILFPFDPALEDVAELSSVFVEHSERAAACQIEETYHCDANGKVSVEIQNLSTGHRRLYPLARWGRKEEVVAAEKTTKRRKKAAKA; the protein is encoded by the coding sequence GTGGTTTCTTGGGTTGACCGGGGGAATTATCCGTTAGCCTCATTTGATTGTGCCGATGGAGCGAGCCGGGATTGGTTCCCGGCTCTTGCCGCATTTGCTGAAGATGGCAGCGGCGCCCGTGCCTACGGCTGGGATGCCTGGATGCGGCAGGCCGAAACAGGCTGGATTTTTGTACGAAGCTTGAAACGCCTTCTCAGTGACAGCGGGCCCAACACGGCGATCCGCGTCGGAGCCCAACGCTTCCCTGCCCTGGAGATCTATCGCGAATTGGCCTCCGCCTTGAAGCACGCCCTATTGAGTTCTTCCAGCATGGAGATCCCACCGGGAGAAGAGCTGGAGGTGATTCTCGGGGTCCCGGCCCATGCGAACTCGAACCAGCGCTTCCTGACGGCGGAAGCATTTCGTCTGGCCGGATTCCAGGTTCTGGCCATGCTGAATGAGCCTTCTGCCGCAGCCATTGAGTTCGGTCACCGTAACAAGATGACAAAGGACAAAATCCTCGTTTATGACCTGGGCGGCGGCACTTTCGATGCGTCGATCGTGGCCATGACCGAGACGGAGCGAAGCGTCCTGTGGAGCGAGGGCATCGCCACCTTGGGCGGAGACGAGTTTGATCTCGTGCTGGCCGAGATGGCACTGGAATCGATTGCCAAAGAGGCCAGTGACTTTGACCAACAACAATGGTTCTCCCTGGTCGAGGCCTGCCGCGAAAAGAAAGAAGCCCTGCACCCCAATACAAGAAAGATCGAGATTGAAGGCGAGGGTTGGACCGCCCGCCTCGCAGTAGCCGACTATTATGAACGCGCCTGGCCCTTAGTGGCAGAGACCATGCACGCCACCAACGACCTGCTACAACTGGCCGGCGGCCTGGAAACGATCGAGGCCGTGTATGTCACTGGCGGAGGAAGCGAACTCCCTCTTATCTCACGCCAACTCCGCGAGGAGTATGGACGCAAGGTCAAGCGAAGCGCCTATATGCGGGCCGCCACCGCCATCGGACTCGCCATTCACGCAGACCAGCAGAGTGGCTACACCTTGCGGGAGCACGCCCACCAGTACTTCGGTGTCTGGCGGGAAGCCGACCAAGGAAGCCGGGTAGTCTTTGATCCGATTTTCAGCCGGGGGATGCAGCTCCCTGCCGCCGGCGAAGCCCCGCTCACCGTCAGGCGGCTCTATCAGCCGGTACACAATGTTGGGCATTTCCGTTTCCTCGAGTCCACACGGATTAGTGAGGAAGAGCAACCGGCTGGCGAGATCAGTTACTGGGACGAGATCCTCTTTCCCTTCGATCCAGCCTTAGAAGATGTAGCCGAACTCAGTTCCGTATTTGTCGAACACAGTGAACGCGCCGCCGCCTGCCAGATTGAAGAAACCTATCACTGCGATGCCAATGGCAAAGTGAGTGTAGAGATTCAGAACTTGAGCACAGGACACCGGAGGCTCTATCCGCTGGCTCGCTGGGGCCGGAAAGAAGAAGTGGTCGCCGCCGAGAAGACAACCAAGCGCCGGAAGAAAGCAGCAAAAGCTTGA
- the cax gene encoding calcium/proton exchanger gives MNWLLLLSPVVMYLHFTHSQNSTVIFVLACAAILPLAGWLGHATEHLAAKTNDSVGGLLNATFGNAAELIIAISALRAGLYDVVKASLTGSIIGNLLLVLGASILAGGLKYREQRFSAQAAKSQTTLLALSAISLILPASFHYLTAGNPGAIERERDLSLEFSILLLVIYGLSLLFSLRTHKHYFATEAEEESHESAWSVPKSLSILALATATIAVISEILVHHVEHAATSMGMSSIFVGVIVVAIVGNAAEHSTAILVARKNRMDLSLSIAIGSSLQIAIFVAPLLVVLSYFIAPKPLDLVFTLSEVIAVVVSVFITAQVADDGVSHWMEGVLLLGVYIMLGILFFFLPVAVTK, from the coding sequence TTGAATTGGCTCCTGCTCCTCAGTCCTGTCGTGATGTATCTGCACTTCACGCACTCTCAAAACTCAACCGTCATTTTCGTTTTGGCATGTGCCGCCATTCTGCCTCTCGCGGGCTGGCTTGGACACGCGACCGAACATCTGGCAGCCAAAACCAATGACAGCGTAGGCGGCTTGCTCAATGCAACCTTCGGCAATGCCGCCGAACTGATCATTGCCATCAGCGCCTTGCGCGCCGGGCTTTACGATGTCGTCAAGGCCTCGCTCACCGGATCGATCATCGGCAACCTGCTGCTGGTGCTCGGAGCCTCGATCCTGGCTGGCGGATTGAAGTATCGCGAGCAGCGTTTCAGTGCACAAGCGGCCAAGTCGCAAACCACCTTGCTCGCCTTGTCTGCGATTTCCCTCATTCTTCCCGCCTCCTTCCACTATCTGACTGCGGGCAACCCGGGCGCGATCGAACGGGAACGGGATCTGAGTCTCGAATTCTCCATTCTGCTGCTCGTGATCTATGGATTGAGTCTGCTATTCAGCTTGCGAACGCATAAGCACTACTTTGCCACCGAAGCCGAAGAAGAATCCCACGAGAGCGCGTGGAGTGTCCCGAAGAGTCTGAGCATCCTGGCCTTGGCGACGGCCACCATTGCCGTGATCAGTGAAATCCTGGTCCACCACGTCGAGCATGCCGCCACCAGCATGGGGATGTCGAGTATCTTCGTCGGCGTTATCGTCGTCGCCATTGTTGGGAACGCTGCCGAGCACTCCACCGCCATCCTGGTGGCGCGAAAGAATCGGATGGATCTGAGCCTGTCCATCGCGATTGGCTCCAGCCTGCAGATTGCGATTTTTGTCGCGCCGCTGCTGGTGGTGCTGAGTTACTTTATCGCGCCAAAACCGCTCGATCTTGTCTTCACGCTGAGCGAGGTGATCGCCGTCGTGGTGAGCGTCTTTATCACCGCGCAAGTGGCCGATGACGGCGTCAGCCATTGGATGGAGGGCGTGCTACTGCTGGGCGTCTACATCATGCTCGGCATTCTCTTTTTCTTTCTGCCGGTTGCCGTTACAAAGTAG